One stretch of Asterias rubens chromosome 8, eAstRub1.3, whole genome shotgun sequence DNA includes these proteins:
- the LOC117293906 gene encoding gastrin-releasing peptide receptor-like: MVDCMDGIDCQNYSHCPNESNVVKAGPIVRDVIFLIIGIIGNFCLLTIIFKKMHSVPNYLIANLTVVDTGFLLLYIPGEIVRSLGENRKDFAFIRSDLACKVFEYFKLVFMGVSILTLTALSVDRYLAVSKPLAFRSVRSGRQRLCAVISGIAIIWMGAFAVSSPNLIMAKHSSSTYDCSVSIIHENFAPYVYSSAALYLVAPTCIIVFSYCCMAKSLLKRNDLLASGAGNSRVSSRQRHQRVRLAVAVIIIVIVFVATWSTYYITELLRHYHLHVYWECCCPKLHTWFEVLHNMATILLRINPVINPIILFTVSSSHRYYARQIFCCCLPDKSKKHKYGKSISMTTNITGESRFHKNSETQKTRREMQVSHCL, translated from the coding sequence ATGGTTGATTGCATGGACGGCATAGATTGTCAAAATTACAGTCATTGCCCTAATGAATCTAATGTTGTCAAAGCTGGGCCTATCGTCCGCGATGTGATCTTTCTGATCATCGGGATTATAGGTAACTTTTGCCTCCTTACGATCATCTTCAAAAAAATGCACTCAGTTCCAAACTATCTCATCGCCAACCTAACCGTTGTGGACACGGGTTTTTTACTTTTGTATATACCCGGCGAGATCGTACGCAGCTTGGGCGAAAATCGCAAGGACTTTGCCTTTATCCGGAGTGATCTCGCCTGCAAAGTTTTTGAATATTTCAAGTTAGTGTTTATGGGCGTTTCCATTCTTACGCTGACAGCATTGAGCGTTGATCGTTATTTAGCAGTATCGAAGCCTTTAGCATTTAGGAGTGTGCGAAGCGGACGGCAGAGGTTATGCGCTGTGATATCAGGTATAGCTATAATCTGGATGGGTGCATTTGCTGTCTCTTCCCCTAATTTGATCATGGCTAAACACAGTAGTAGCACATATGATTGCTCTGTGAGTATAATTCATGAAAACTTCGCGCCGTATGTATACAGCTCAGCAGCGTTGTACCTAGTGGCACCAACGTGTATCATAGTATTCAGCTACTGCTGTATGGCAAAAAGTCTGCTTAAAAGGAACGATCTTTTAGCGAGCGGAGCGGGGAATTCGAGAGTGTCCTCGCGGCAGCGTCACCAGCGAGTGCGTCTAGCCGTTGCTGTTATCATAATCGTTATTGTGTTTGTGGCAACGTGGAGCACGTATTACATAACTGAACTCCTACGCCACTATCATCTCCATGTTTATTGGGAATGCTGTTGTCCTAAGTTGCACACTTGGTTCGAGGTGTTACACAATATGGCAACAATATTATTACGGATTAATCCGGTAATTAAtccaattattttgttcacagtcaGCTCGTCGCATAGATACTACGCCAGACAAATATTCTGTTGTTGTCTTCCAGACAAATCGAAAAAACACAAGTATGGTAAAAGCATTTCCATGACTACTAATATCACGGGCGAAAGCCGGTTTCACAAAAATAGCGAAACCCAAAAGACAAGGCGAGAAATGCAAGTTTCGCATTGCCTATAG